The Takifugu rubripes chromosome 7, fTakRub1.2, whole genome shotgun sequence genome has a segment encoding these proteins:
- the cep76 gene encoding centrosomal protein of 76 kDa isoform X1 encodes MSLPPEKVSELKQTIHNHLLKIDIHGKIREVLAETARDGQDPALPPPSRVDFINALQRRGIIDDVMKDLHFTQDVPTEIKTRSPPKQTSHFVDKDVNNMDKTNVDPSRRYLYLQVLGGKAFLEHLQEPEPLPGQVCSTFTLYLHFRNQRFRSKPVPCACEPDLKEGFILNIHRDGSEGGKMADTTTMLSMCDPVHLVLIRTDTSNETTLVSSYFLDWRTVLTSPAGKTCFAVELLGVGSECKVPAGVLTVSLELYPPLTEPLSADVISTQQALERQRTAEKERLFLVYAKQWWREFLEIRPSHQSKMVKIFAQDENGVNRPVCSYVRVLRAGRLLESPRHAARFVSLLAYQRAPVVGGGSKQEQWCTLMAFLCRQKGDCEDHATLLCSLLLGFGLDAYVCVGTNAKAAPHAWVLTRGCDGSITFWESLTAQRYLHRAIDPDAPPLAPQPKPSSPYRTVGCVFNHLTFLANCQPSDAVNVCIFDFQNPSRWKAMSEEALKSVCVPGATSSLPPVPPLCAPSLDPAAVSNQLELEMRFLVSEHRKDLKMATVWDDNLSYLLSSALWAYELERCTGVSCGNEEFQDAVRRAVPDGHTFKGYPTQLLHLNARRAFASCLRYPICEEIVCCRGDSVRLAVRVRVFVYPENACAVWLMFACKYRSVL; translated from the exons ATGTCTCTGCCGCCAGAGAAAGTTTCGGAGCTCAAACAGACAATTCACAATCATCTTCTTAAG ATTGACATCCACGGGAAGATCAGAGAGGTGCTGGCTGAAACTGCCAGGGACGGCCAGGATCCAGCGCTGCCGCCTCCGTCCAGGGTGGATTTCATCAATGCGTTGCAGCGGAGGGGAATCATAGACGACGTGATGAAGGATCTTCACTTCACCCAG GACGTCCCCACAGAGATCAAAACAAGATCTCCACCAAAGCAAACATCTCATTTTGTTGACAAGGATGTCAATAATATGGACAAAA CTAATGTTGACCCATCCAGACGGTATCTGTATCTTCAAGTCCTTGGTGGTAAGGCCTTTCTGGAACATCTCCAGGAGCCAGAGCCTTTACCTGGTCAAGTCTGTTCCACATTTACGCTCTATCTGCATTTTCGTAACCAGAGATTTCGCTCAAAACCGGTGCCTTGTGCCTGTGAACCTGACCTGAAAGAGGGCTTCATATTAAACATTCACAGAGATGGTTCAG AGGGAGGTAAAATGGCAGACACAACCACCATGCTGTCCATGTGTGACCCAGTTCACTTGGTGCTGATCAGAACAGACACCTCCAATGAGACGACGCTGGTGTCGTCCTACTTCCTGGACTGGAGGACGGTCCTCACCTCACCAGCTGGGAAGACATGCTTTGCTGTGGAGCTGTTGGGAGTCG GAAGTGAATGTAAAGTCCCAGCTGGTGTTCTGACTGTCAGTCTGGAACTGTACCCTCCTCTCACAGAGCCTCTGAGCGCTGATGTCATCAGCACACAG CAAGcgctggagaggcagaggacaGCCGAGAAGGAAAGGCTCTTCCTGGTTTATGCCAAACAGTGGTGGAGAGAATTTCTCGAGATTCGTCCGTCACACCAGTCTAAAATGGTGAAGATATTTGCACAG GATGAGAACGGCGTCAACCGGCCGGTGTGTTCTTACGTGCGTGTCCTCCGGGCAGGCCGGTTGCTGGAGAGCCCTCGACACGCGGCACGCTTTGTCAGCCTTCTTGCCTACCAGCGAGCTCCggtggtgggaggaggaagcaaACAGGAGCAGTGGTGCACATTGATGGCTTTCCTGTGTAGACAGAAG GGCGACTGTGAGGATCACGCCACCCTGCtgtgcagcctcctgctgggctTTGGCCTGGACGCCTACGTGTGCGTGGGCACGAACGCCAAGGCAGCGCCTCACGCCTGGGTCCTGACCCGTGGCTGTGATGGCAGCATAACCTTCTGGGAAAGTTTGACGGCGCAAAG ATACCTGCACAGAGCCATAGACCCAGATGCTCCGCCCCTGGCCCCCCAGCCCAAACCCTCGTCCCCTTACAGGACAGTGGGCTGCGTCTTCAACCACCTGACCTTCCTGGCCAACTGCCAGCCGTCCGATGCTGTGAACGTGTGCATCTTTGACTTCCAG AATCCATCTCGGTGGAAAGCGATGAGCGAGGAGGCTCtgaagtctgtgtgtgtccccGGGGCCACCAGCTCTCTGCCCCCCGTGCCCCCGCTCTGCGCCCCCTCTCTGGATCCTGCTGCCGTCAGCaaccagctggagctggagatgcGCTTCCTGGTGTCTGAACACAGGAAG GACCTGAAGATGGCAACCGTGTGGGACGACAACCTGTCCTACCTATTGTCTTCTGCGCTGTGGGCCTACGAGCTGGAGCGATGCACCGGCGTTTCCTGCGGCAACGAGGAATTCCAGGACGCCGTGAGGAGAGCCGTGCCGGATGGTCACACCTTCAAGGGCTACCCCACCCAACTCCTCCACCTCAACGCCCGCAGAGCCTTCGCCAGCTGTCTGAG GTATCCCATTTGTGAGGAAATCGTGTGTTGTCGTGGCGACAGCGTGAGGCTGGCGGTCCGTGTTCGGGTGTTTGTCTACCCTGAGAATGCCTGTGCCGTGTGGCTCATGTTTGCCTGTAAATACCGCTCTGTTCTCTGA
- the cep76 gene encoding centrosomal protein of 76 kDa isoform X2 translates to MSIIWTKLMLTHPDGICIFKSLVRFRSKPVPCACEPDLKEGFILNIHRDGSEGGKMADTTTMLSMCDPVHLVLIRTDTSNETTLVSSYFLDWRTVLTSPAGKTCFAVELLGVGSECKVPAGVLTVSLELYPPLTEPLSADVISTQQALERQRTAEKERLFLVYAKQWWREFLEIRPSHQSKMVKIFAQDENGVNRPVCSYVRVLRAGRLLESPRHAARFVSLLAYQRAPVVGGGSKQEQWCTLMAFLCRQKGDCEDHATLLCSLLLGFGLDAYVCVGTNAKAAPHAWVLTRGCDGSITFWESLTAQRYLHRAIDPDAPPLAPQPKPSSPYRTVGCVFNHLTFLANCQPSDAVNVCIFDFQNPSRWKAMSEEALKSVCVPGATSSLPPVPPLCAPSLDPAAVSNQLELEMRFLVSEHRKDLKMATVWDDNLSYLLSSALWAYELERCTGVSCGNEEFQDAVRRAVPDGHTFKGYPTQLLHLNARRAFASCLRYPICEEIVCCRGDSVRLAVRVRVFVYPENACAVWLMFACKYRSVL, encoded by the exons ATGTCAATAATATGGACAAAA CTAATGTTGACCCATCCAGACGGTATCTGTATCTTCAAGTCCTTGGTG AGATTTCGCTCAAAACCGGTGCCTTGTGCCTGTGAACCTGACCTGAAAGAGGGCTTCATATTAAACATTCACAGAGATGGTTCAG AGGGAGGTAAAATGGCAGACACAACCACCATGCTGTCCATGTGTGACCCAGTTCACTTGGTGCTGATCAGAACAGACACCTCCAATGAGACGACGCTGGTGTCGTCCTACTTCCTGGACTGGAGGACGGTCCTCACCTCACCAGCTGGGAAGACATGCTTTGCTGTGGAGCTGTTGGGAGTCG GAAGTGAATGTAAAGTCCCAGCTGGTGTTCTGACTGTCAGTCTGGAACTGTACCCTCCTCTCACAGAGCCTCTGAGCGCTGATGTCATCAGCACACAG CAAGcgctggagaggcagaggacaGCCGAGAAGGAAAGGCTCTTCCTGGTTTATGCCAAACAGTGGTGGAGAGAATTTCTCGAGATTCGTCCGTCACACCAGTCTAAAATGGTGAAGATATTTGCACAG GATGAGAACGGCGTCAACCGGCCGGTGTGTTCTTACGTGCGTGTCCTCCGGGCAGGCCGGTTGCTGGAGAGCCCTCGACACGCGGCACGCTTTGTCAGCCTTCTTGCCTACCAGCGAGCTCCggtggtgggaggaggaagcaaACAGGAGCAGTGGTGCACATTGATGGCTTTCCTGTGTAGACAGAAG GGCGACTGTGAGGATCACGCCACCCTGCtgtgcagcctcctgctgggctTTGGCCTGGACGCCTACGTGTGCGTGGGCACGAACGCCAAGGCAGCGCCTCACGCCTGGGTCCTGACCCGTGGCTGTGATGGCAGCATAACCTTCTGGGAAAGTTTGACGGCGCAAAG ATACCTGCACAGAGCCATAGACCCAGATGCTCCGCCCCTGGCCCCCCAGCCCAAACCCTCGTCCCCTTACAGGACAGTGGGCTGCGTCTTCAACCACCTGACCTTCCTGGCCAACTGCCAGCCGTCCGATGCTGTGAACGTGTGCATCTTTGACTTCCAG AATCCATCTCGGTGGAAAGCGATGAGCGAGGAGGCTCtgaagtctgtgtgtgtccccGGGGCCACCAGCTCTCTGCCCCCCGTGCCCCCGCTCTGCGCCCCCTCTCTGGATCCTGCTGCCGTCAGCaaccagctggagctggagatgcGCTTCCTGGTGTCTGAACACAGGAAG GACCTGAAGATGGCAACCGTGTGGGACGACAACCTGTCCTACCTATTGTCTTCTGCGCTGTGGGCCTACGAGCTGGAGCGATGCACCGGCGTTTCCTGCGGCAACGAGGAATTCCAGGACGCCGTGAGGAGAGCCGTGCCGGATGGTCACACCTTCAAGGGCTACCCCACCCAACTCCTCCACCTCAACGCCCGCAGAGCCTTCGCCAGCTGTCTGAG GTATCCCATTTGTGAGGAAATCGTGTGTTGTCGTGGCGACAGCGTGAGGCTGGCGGTCCGTGTTCGGGTGTTTGTCTACCCTGAGAATGCCTGTGCCGTGTGGCTCATGTTTGCCTGTAAATACCGCTCTGTTCTCTGA